The following proteins come from a genomic window of Ictidomys tridecemlineatus isolate mIctTri1 chromosome 9, mIctTri1.hap1, whole genome shotgun sequence:
- the Hs3st1 gene encoding heparan sulfate glucosamine 3-O-sulfotransferase 1, whose amino-acid sequence MAALLLGAVLLVTQPQLVPSRPAASGMEPSQQELLRKAGTLGDDMQDSGATNGSAQQLPQTIIIGVRKGGTRALLEMLSLHPDVAAAENEVHFFDWEEHYSHGLGWYLSQMPFSFPHQLTVEKTPAYFTSPKVPERVHSMNPSIRLLLILRDPSERVLSDYTQVFYNHMQKRKPYPSIEEFLLRDGRLNVDYKALNRSLYHVHMQNWLRFFPLRHIHIVDGDRLIRNPFPEIQKVERFLKLSPQINASNFYFNKTKGFYCLRDSGRDRCLHESKGRAHPQVDPKLLNKLHEYFHEPNKKFFELVGRTFDWH is encoded by the coding sequence ATGGCCGCGCTACTACTGGGCGCGGTGCTGCTGGTGACACAGCCCCAGCTGGTGCCTTCCCGCCCTGCCGCCTCCGGGATGGAGCCCAGTCAGCAGGAGCTCCTGCGGAAAGCAGGCACCCTCGGGGATGACATGCAAGACAGCGGGGCCACCAACGGCTCTGCCCAGCAGCTACCGCAGACCATCATCATCGGAGTGCGTAAGGGCGGCACCCGCGCACTGCTGGAGATGCTCAGCCTGCACCCCGACGTGGCAGCCGCAGAGAACGAGGTGCACTTCTTCGACTGGGAGGAGCATTACAGCCACGGCCTGGGCTGGTACCTCAGCCAGATGCCCTTCTCCTTCCCGCACCAGCTCACGGTGGAAAAGACCCCCGCCTACTTCACGTCGCCCAAAGTGCCTGAGAGAGTCCACAGCATGAACCCCTCCATCCGGCTGCTGCTCATCCTGCGAGACCCGTCGGAGCGCGTGCTGTCAGACTACACCCAAGTGTTCTACAACCACATGCAGAAGCGCAAGCCCTACCCGTCCATCGAGGAGTTCCTGCTGCGCGACGGCCGGCTCAACGTGGACTACAAGGCGCTCAACCGCAGCCTCTACCACGTGCACATGCAGAACTGGCTGCGCTTCTTCCCGCTGCGCCACATCCACATCGTGGACGGCGACCGCCTCATCAGGAACCCCTTCCCCGAGATCCAGAAGGTCGAGAGGTTCCTGAAGCTGTCGCCCCAGATCAACGCCTCGAACTTCTACTTTAACAAAACCAAGGGCTTTTACTGTCTGAGGGACAGTGGCCGGGACCGCTGCTTACATGAGTCCAAAGGCCGGGCTCACCCCCAGGTCGACCCCAAACTACTCAACAAACTGCATGAATATTTCCACGAGCCAAATAAGAAATTCTTCGAGCTGGTGGGCAGGACATTTGACTGGCACTGA